Proteins from one Anopheles nili chromosome 2, idAnoNiliSN_F5_01, whole genome shotgun sequence genomic window:
- the LOC128721987 gene encoding zinc finger protein 250-like → MDPISADRPVVPSSEPEKCYICGDRFPSGIELDRHLADQHEADLLPYKCAICGLNRALPIRSMRAINRHFALHDVLERHHECSFCTLRFRTERNLQSHVRLYHRGGTRNVATRTRGSGGEPTPSTHQLQPPAPAQTEQLQCDHCGAIFTTRTALRRHENTHTLRVRYECAECGKEFAKLDCLAQHERIHSQTRPYACDQCASAFIQLAHLRLHKRARHSGERPHRCGICNRGFRCRTALTVHGRIHSGEKPFRCAVCAVPFADAGTLRKHAAVHRPKALVAARGR, encoded by the coding sequence ATGGATCCAATCTCAGCTGATCGCCCCGTCGTTCCTTCATCAGAGCCGGAAAAGTGCTACATTTGCGGCGATCGATTCCCGTCCGGGATTGAGCTTGATCGACACCTGGCCGATCAGCACGAGGCTGATCTTCTGCCTTATAAGTGTGCCATTTGTGGGCTCAATCGAGCGCTTCCGATTCGGTCGATGCGTGCCATCAATCGACACTTTGCGCTTCATGACGTCCTCGAGCGTCACCATGAGTGTAGTTTCTGTACGCTGCGCTTTCGAACAGAACGCAACCTGCAATCACACGTGCGGTTGTACCATCGTGGTGGAACACGCAACGTGGCCACTCGAACTCGTGGTTCCGGAGGTGAACCTACACCATCAACCCATCAACTGCAGCCTCCAGCACCGGCACAAACCGAGCAACTGCAGTGTGATCATTGTGGCGCTATCTTCACGACACGCACAGCGCTTCGAAggcacgaaaacacacacacattgcgGGTGCGGTACGAGTGTGCTGAATGTGGCAAAGAATTTGCGAAACTGGACTGTCTGGCGCAGCATGAACGCATCCACAGCCAAACACGCCCGTACGCGTGCGATCAGTGCGCTAGTGCGTTCATTCAGCTAGCGCATTTGCGTCTGCACAAACGCGCCCGGCATAGTGGTGAACGGCCGCATCGGTGCGGTATTTGTAATCGTGGTTTCCGGTGCCGAACGGCACTGACCGTACACGGACGCATTCATTCGGGTGAGAAGCCCTTCCGGTGTGCGGTTTGTGCGGTTCCGTTCGCCGATGCAGGCACGTTGCGTAAACACGCGGCAGTGCATCGGCCGAAAGCGCTAGTggccgctagagggcgctag
- the LOC128724550 gene encoding CLIP domain-containing serine protease B8-like — MPSVLLLLLVSLCGCSIVSTEFVPRQKTGELPLWDQEDLCGIPNEVTPGICLPPADCAAYGKINNASSVISIERLSFIKQIQCNSSSAVLRVCCPSSTESYFKPEIKAKMGGKKREAHQLTSDDDSCGKQSYIEDINGGELAEIDESPWMALLWYVRGHSQPHPKCGGSLISRTFVITAAHCVTGRMFYENYGKLAFVRLREYNIHSDPDCVNENDWMNCSDGLIDLTPKDVIPHPMFDSESKSKDNDIALIRIDETPPFNKFLRSICLPEQSYEDVEYGNKQLKVHGFGRTDLFAKELGSDVMSPIKLKLNLKYMDREQCKKWLGLRRFVLKPGQLCAGGEPGKDTCKGDSGSPLVSNDKQRGVWNLVGIVSLGSMNCSKGLPAVYTDVHHYLNWIRETVEAFK; from the exons ATGCCGTCTgtgctgctgctattgctgGTGTCGCTCTGCGGCTGTTCGATTGTGTCGACGGAATTCGTCCCAAGACAGAAAACAG GCGAACTACCGTTATGGGACCAGGAGGACCTGTGTGGCATCCCGAATGAGGTCACACCAGGCATTTGCCTTCCGCCGGCTGATTGTGCCGCCTATGGAAAGATCAACAACGCATCTAGCGTCATATCGATCGAGCGGCTCAGCTTCATCAAGCAGATCCAGTGCAACAGTTCATCTGCGGTACTACGTGTGTGTTGTCCGAGTTCCACTGAATCGTACTT CAAGCCCGAGATTAAAGCGAaaatgggtggaaagaaaCGCGAAGCGCACCAGCTTACGTCAGATGACGACTCCTGCGGCAAACAATCGTACATAGAGGATATAAATGGTGGAGAGCTGGCTGAGATCGACGAGTCCCCGTGGATGGCGCTGTTGTGGTATGTTCGAG GTCACAGTCAGCCGCATCCAAAATGTGGCGGGTCACTGATAAGTCGCACTTTCGTTATTACGGCGGCTCACTGCGTGACGGGTCGCATGTTTTATGAGAATTATGGAAAGCT AGCGTTTGTGCGATTGCGTGAGTACAACATCCACTCCGACCCTGACTGCGTGAACGAAAACGACTGGATGAACTGCTCGGATGGCTTGATTGACCTAACGCCGAAGGACGTGATCCCGCACCCGATGTTCGATAGTGAGTCCAAAAGCAAAGATAACGACATCGCACTGATCCGGATCGATGAGACGCCACCGTTCAATAAGTTTCTGCGCTCGATTTGCCTCCCTGAACAGAGCTACGAGGACGTCGAGTACGGTAACAAACAACTAAAAGTGCACGGTTTCGGACGCACGGATTTGT TCGCGAAAGAGCTGGGATCAGACGTGATGAGTCCGATTAAACTGAAGCTCAATCTGAAGTACATGGACAGGGAGCAGTGCAAAAAGTGGTTGGGGTTGAGGCGGTTTGTTCTCAAACCGGGCCAATTGTGTGCTGGTGGTGAACCAGGCAAGGATACGTGTAAGGGCGATAGTGGGTCACCGTTAGTGAGCAATGATAAACAGCGCGGAGTTTGGAATCTCGTCGGCATTGTAAGCCTAGGGTCGATGAACTGCAGCAAGGGCCTGCCTGCGGTCTACACGGACGTGCACCACTATCTGAACTGGATCCGGGAGACTGTTGAGGCGTTTAAGTAG
- the LOC128724660 gene encoding CLIP domain-containing serine protease B8-like has protein sequence MTIDRNLTATRDGDLPNPRTFECGLNTLADRIVGGNYTAIDEYPWYALLEYVSKKGTRAFQCGGSLINNRYVLTAAHCLANKRLDDGERLVSVRLGEHNTATELDCEDDGTMEVCADPPQDFGIEAQIIHPGYEKNGAFQHHDIALIRLDRDVTLNNYVSPVCLPVDNFTPTSPNVNVTAVGFGHTGRQKHSGIKKQAQFPVFAQEECDKKWRNVQIIEQQLCAGGVFGIDSCSGDSGGPLMTRRLYWIQEGVISFGNQCALEGWPGVYTRVSSYLDWIRATIRGGNAPDKIMPSVLLLLLLLLVSLVSFYGCAVVPTVSVAGYESDDRPVWESKTLCSIPNEDDPGVCRSPADCAAYGKINDASSLGSIERLSFIKQIQCNSSTAVPLVCCPSSTESYLQPVVYETTIAKNRVASRLAFDDDSCGKQSYIPKIRGGQLAEIDEFPWMAMLLYVRGNDRPVQGCGGALISRTFVITAAHCVTGRKFQQAKGRLAYVRLREYNTYTNPDCVYENDLKDCSEDMIDLTPKDIIPHPMYDGDSSSQEHDIALIRIDETPSFNDFLRSICLPELSYENGPSANKRLSVSGWGRTDLFKGHLRPDEPSPIKLKLLLPYVNWNQCSKTFGPWQFRLGPGQMCAGGEPGMDTCAGDSGSPLMSYDMQRGVWNITGIVSLGVQNCGVEGLPGVYTNVHHYVPWIRQYVGAY, from the exons atgacgatcgatcgcaatcTCACGGCCACTAGGGATGGAGATCTACCGAATCCGCGAACATTCGAGTGTGGGTTGAACACGCTTGCGGATCGGATCGTCGGAGGAAACTACACTGCGATCGATGAGTATCCTTGGTACGCGTTGCTCGAGTACGTctcgaaaaaaggcacacgagcGTTCCAATGCGGTGGGTCTCTCATCAACAACCGCTACGTGCTGACGGCGGCTCATTGTCTAGCTAACAAGCGCCTGGACGATGGTGAACGACT GGTTAGCGTGCGACTTGGAGAACACAACACAGCTACGGAGCTGGACTGCGAGGACGATGGTACGATGGAGGTGTGTGCGGATCCACCGCAAGACTTCGGCATAGAGGCACAGATCATACACCCGGGCTACGAAAAGAACGGAGCTTTCCAGCACCATGACATTGCACTGATCCGTCTCGATCGGGACGTCACGCTCAACAACTACGTTTCGCCGGTTTGTCTGCCAGTGGACAACTTCACACCAACCAGTCCGAACGTCAACGTGACAGCCGTTGGATTTGGACACACTGGGCGGCAGAAGCACAGTGGCATCAAGAAGCAGGCACAATTTCCGGTGTTCGCGCAGGAAGAGTGCGATAAAAAGTGGCGAAACGTGCAGATCATCGAACAGCAGCTTTGTGCCGGTGGCGTTTTTGGGATCGATTCGTGCAGCGGTGACTCAGGTGGGCCACTGATGACGCGCAGGCTTTACTGGATACAGGAGGGTGTCATCTCGTTCGGTAACCAATGTGCCCTTGAGGGCTGGCCGGGAGTGTACACTCGCGTGTCGTCCTACCTGGACTGGATCCGTGCCACTATTCGTGGGGGAAA TGCTCCAGACAAGATCATGCCGtctgtgctgctgctgctgctgctactgctggtgtCGTTGGTGTCGTTCTACGGTTGTGCGGTTGTACCGACGGTATCTGTCGCCGGGTATGAATCAG ACGACCGGCCCGTGTGGGAGTCGAAGACCCTGTGTAGCATTCCAAATGAGGACGATCCAGGTGTTTGCCGATCACCGGCTGATTGTGCCGCCTATGGCAAGATCAACGACGCGTCCAGCTTAGGATCGATCGAGCGGCTCAGCTTCATCAAGCAGATCCAGTGCAACAGCTCAACTGCCGTGCCGCTTGTGTGCTGTCCAAGCTCCACCGAATCGTACTT GCAGCCGGTGGTGTACGAGACGACGATCGCGAAGAATCGCGTCGCTAGCCGGCTTGCGTTTGATGACGACTCCTGCGGCAAGCAGTCTTATATTCCGAAGATCCGTGGTGGCCAGCTGGCCGAGATAGACGAGTTCCCATGGATGGCGATGTTGTTGTACGTGCGAG GTAACGACCGGCCAGTGCAAGGATGTGGCGGGGCACTGATAAGTCGCACTTTTGTCATCACAGCGGCCCACTGCGTGACGGGTCGCAAGTTCCAGCAGGCCAAAGGCCGACT GGCATATGTGCGATTGCGTGAGTACAACACCTACACAAACCCGGACTGTGTGTACGAGAACGATCTGAAGGACTGCTCGGAGGACATGATTGATCTGACGCCGAAGGACATCATCCCACATCCGATGTATGATGGAGACTCCAGCAGCCAGGAGCACGACATCGCGCTGATCCGAATCGATGAGACGCCATCGTTCAACGATTTTCTACGCTCGATTTGCCTCCCTGAACTGAGCTACGAAAATGGCCCGTCTGCCAACAAGCGACTGAGTGTGTCTGGTTGGGGACGCACGGATTTGT TCAAGGGCCACCTGCGACCTGACGAGCCGAGTCCGATCAAACTGAAGCTTCTGCTGCCTTACGTCAACTGGAACCAGTGCAGCAAAACGTTCGGACCGTGGCAGTTCCGGCTTGGACCGGGTCAGATGTGTGCTGGTGGTGAACCTGGCATGGATACGTGTGCTGGTGACAGTGGATCACCGTTGATGAGCTACGATATGCAGCGTGGAGTCTGGAACATCACCGGCATTGTGAGTCTCGGAGTGCAGAATTGTGGCGTTGAAGGTCTGCCTGGAGTCTACACGAACGTGCACCACTATGTACCCTGGATCCGGCAGTACGTCGGGGCGTATTAG
- the LOC128731900 gene encoding CLIP domain-containing serine protease B9-like: MIVFDRTVWVTVCVLLGLLVGGSQQQQQPQQCVTPSKQRGRCISIYECDSILNYFKERILTWEEREFLRMSQCTGATAGRQPFVCCPGNSAKPVVQTSTAAPAPTVSGTSGDVVQEQLVGGLLPNPKKNECGVSIGMRIYGGENADIDEFPWLAMMQYENRKGERRYSCGGSLINKRYVLTAAHCVTGEVERKEGKLVGVRLGEYNTNTEIDCVMEDQEQICADPPIDATVESSTVHPEYDEAAHAHDVALVRMGQTIEYTDFVQPVCLPLSDFRASKAGEVNFVTGFGRTLKGSRSVIKQKLGIKVYEHDRCREKYATKNALITTKQICAGGEFAKDSCHGDSGGPLMKLQKVWYLEGVVSYGNRCGLEDWPGVYTHVPAYMEWIRANIRA, encoded by the exons atgatCGTGTTCGATCGTACCGTTTGGGTCACGGTGTGCGTTCTGCTTGGCCTGCTCGTAGGAGGatctcagcaacagcagcaaccacaaC AATGTGTGACGCCATCGAAGCAGCGCGGACGTTGCATCTCTATCTATGAGTGTGACAGCATACTGAACTACTTCAAGGAGCGCATCCTCACGTGGGAAGAGCGCGAGTTCCTGCGTATGTCTCAGTGCACCGGAGCAACGGCTGGCCGGCAACCGTTTGTGTGCTGTCCTGGAAATAGTGCCAAACCCGTGGTTCAAACAAGCACCGCAGCTCCAGCTCCAACGGTCTCAGGAACCTCTGGAGATGTGGTACAGGAGCAGCTCGTCGGAGGACTCCTGCCGAATCCGAAGAAGAACGAGTGTGGTGTCAGCATTGGGATGCGGATATACGGAGGCGAGAATGCCGATATCGATGAGTTTCCCTGGTTGGCGATGATGCAGTATGAAAACCGGAAGGGTGAACGTCGATACAGCTGTGGAGGATCGTTGATCAACAAGCGCTACGTGCTGACGGCAGCTCATTGCGTGACCGGTGAGGTGGAACGTAAAGAAGGCAAACT CGTTGGAGTACGGTTGGGCGAGTACAACACCAATACCGAGATCGACTGTGTGATGGAGGATCAGGAGCAGATCTGTGCCGATCCACCGATCGATGCGACGGTCGAGTCATCTACTGTGCATCCAGAGTATGATGAGGCTGCTCACGCACATGATGTCGCACTTGTCCGGATGGGGCAAACCATCGAGTACACGGACTTCGTACAACCCGTCTGCCTGCCGTTGTCTGACTTCCGAGCTTCGAAAGCGGGAGAAGTGAACTTCGTGACCGGGTTCGGTCGCACACTTAAAG GAAGCCGCAGTGTGATCAAGCAGAAGCTCGGCATCAAGGTGTACGAACACGACCGTTGCCGGGAGAAGTACGCGACCAAAAATGCGCTGATAACAACGAAGCAGATCTGCGCTGGAGGGGAATTCGCGAAGGACTCGTGCCACGGTGACTCAGGTGGCCCACTGATGAAGCTGCAGAAGGTCTGGTACCTCGAGGGTGTCGTCTCGTACGGTAACCGGTGCGGTCTGGAGGATTGGCCAGGTGTCTACACGCACGTGCCAGCGTACATGGAGTGGATACGGGCCAACATTAGGGCGTGA